One Drosophila virilis strain 15010-1051.87 chromosome 5, Dvir_AGI_RSII-ME, whole genome shotgun sequence DNA window includes the following coding sequences:
- the Nup75 gene encoding nuclear pore complex protein Nup75 codes for MSEDTVPQFELGDALAMRCGNTLTGRFVPGGSKIALSAYRPVKWSTRDAPSETAGEGAVLIYMAQETTLYTEPLLRSLLAETNATFATLQALGQGSKGGPKKTIEYIKISRTYRSVIRCCLEKLEQAKKLPEVQENESREQRYTDAIMSFYAIECLWHLFEILYMQQQHSQLIVPQLLEWTRFHYPNTEDHATDLLLMAEEASECDSYWDTLKTLIMLGQLDVTRAILSQNRKSNQPAFQTAEQVLKTMPVYTDGYALQKFCSQWEYWHVDLERKLTAHVFASEPQLELIMHLVSGSNEHWDAALLKSQDWYEFLPGYLLYTRPACKPFELRIAASNWLNRWLGLRPDWEMTQMSRMVMQLMEHDVKLFIYDTQKLNDSHLFATHLIDLIYHTGQLKAYFDQQNVDLSALRNSMIFEYGSFLMTSHNLWQLGIDYLDCCKQEGIAAIELLLPRIPLKSERQAFKIIAMAKERGLVNVEQDICKVLSKRAYSDQRYGSALEWAVRSKDVLLVTAVADFILKHYSSTGVMLCPDVITSIGARMFVSPRLVFLSKYFEFYEFYRQRDFLSGAELLINLLASKITPDYFWPSLLIDALPLLESEDPKIFCKETIAILQHLEMELVPLIERNKLNTAKFNNQTSKTVFQDYRVENVEEILDLMRLACARNLSRAMIIENTAPAT; via the exons ATGAGTGAGGATACCGTACCACAATTC gAGCTTGGTGATGCACTCGCCATGCGCTGCGGCAACACACTTACCGGAAGATTTGTGCCAGGCGGCTCCAAAATAGCACTGAGCGCTTACCGGCCGGTTAAATGGAGTACACGTGACGCACCAAGCGAAACGGCTGGCGAGGGGGCGGTGCTGATTTACATGGCTCAGGAGACGACGCTCTACACGGAGCCGCTGCTTCGCAGTTTGCTGGCTGAGACAAATGCCACATTTGCAACGCTTCAAGCGCTTGGCCAGGGCTCAAAGGGAGGTCCAAAAAAGACAATagaatacataaaaatttcGCGAACGTATCGGAGCGTAATTCGTTGCTGCCTAGAGAAACTGGAGCAAGCAAAGAAATTGCCTGAAGTTCAAGAGAATGAGTCTAGGGAACAACGCTATACGGACGCCATCATGTCCTTTTATGCCATCGAGTGTCTGTGGCATCTGTTCGAGATACTTtacatgcaacagcagcatagCCAACTGATTGTCCCCCAACTATTGGAATGGACGCGCTTTCATTATCCCAATACAGAAGATCATGCCACTGATTTGTTGCTCATGGCCGAGGAGGCCAGCGAGTGCGATAGCTATTGGGATACATTGAAAACGCTTATAATGCTCGGCCAACTAGATGTAACACGTGCCATACTCTCGCAGAATCGCAAATCTAACCAGCCCGCCTTCCAAACAGCTGAACAGGTGCTTAAAACTATGCCGGTTTATACAGATGGCTATGcattgcaaaagttttgctcCCAGTGGGAGTACTGGCATGTTGATTTGGAGCGAAAATTGACTGCACATGTATTCGCCAGCGAGCCGCAGCTAGAACTGATAATGCACCTCGTTTCGGGCAGTAACGAGCATTGGGATGCGGCACTGCTCAAGTCGCAGGACTGGTATGAATTTTTGCCCGGCTATCTGCTCTACACGAGGCCCGCATGCAAGCCCTTTGAGCTGCGCATAGCGGCCAGTAATTGGCTTAACCGCTGGCTAGGGCTACGACCCGACTGGGAGATGACACAAATGAGTCGCATGGTTATGCAGCTGATGGAGCACGATGTCAAGCTCTTCATCTACGATACGCAAAAGCTCAACGACAGCCATTTGTTTGCCACACATCTTATCGATTTGATCTACCACACGGGCCAGCTCAAGGCTTATTTCGACCAACAGAATGT CGACCTCTCCGCGTTGCGAAACTCGATGATCTTTGAGTACGGCAGCTTTTTAATGACCTCGCACAATCTCTGGCAGTTGGGCATTGATTATTTAGACTGTTGCAAACAAGAGGGCATTGCTGCCAttgagttgctgctgccacgcaTTCCACTAAAGAGCGAGCGCCAAGCCTTCAAGATTATAGCAATGGCCAAGGAACGCGGCCTGGTCAACGTCGAGCAGGATATCTGTAAAGTGCTATCGAAGCGCGCGTATTCCGATCAGCGATATGGCAGCGCACTGGAATGGGCCGTTCGCTCTAAGGATGTGTTATTAGTCACAGCCGTAGCCGACTTTATACTGAAG CACTATTCTAGTACGGGCGTTATGCTGTGTCCGGATGTTATAACGAGTATTGGGGCGCGCATGTTTGTCTCGCCCCGTTTGGTATTTCTGTCCAAGTATTTTGAGTTCTATGAGTTTTACCGCCAACGCGACTTTCTTTCCGGTGCCGAGCTGCTCATCAACCTGCTCGCTTCGAAAATCACGCCTGATTA TTTTTGGCCCTCGCTGCTCATTGATGCCTTGCCGCTGCTGGAGTCTGAAGATCCAAAGATCTTCTGCAAGGAAACTATTGCTATATTACAGCATCTCGAAATGGAGCTAGTGCCTTTAATAGAGCGCAACAAACTAAACACTGCCAAGTTTAATAAT CAAACATCTAAGACCGTGTTCCAGGACTACCGCGTAGAGAATGTTGAGGAGATACTGGATCTGATGCGTTTGGCATGTGCCCGAAATCTGTCCAGAGCTATGATTATTGAGAATACAGCACCCGCAACGTGA
- the krimp gene encoding tudor domain-containing protein krimp, giving the protein MEIDDLSAILSLFERNVNKLRTNLSAYQVEVDAVRQTLQESWSHVGRADGRIISVHDALLGSVNEVNEYIIKLNLRIKLNGAFGIFKNVDAKEVLNNLRRKSLEHNNFKVNHTNLDGIEVGELDVHLVGAKQSETEFKAREGLNGTASSVRLVTAQENCKLESPSIPAAPTAPPKLPIPPRQAKLLPPKGGRQTTSNETYDQLLKNISSFAEDSIVQVTMMHLNIAENCIFVAKWGQESTPLKKLLACQMPIQELNQLPDFGEVFAVYDAQEQIIPRVVINAHTEGGGYDAYLLDYGEHIHLDDEEVIFSLPNEVKVLPAEAVRCFVRNREVGSMRQFTYKNVRVRVLENSGNDLVVELMEDGHPEEETQSSNRFVSHENTRKINLDLDLEEQAKPMENNIVKETQSAKTEQQLAEPTVKLCPADLEMLENIECGTSDALKAVLGFKPTDDQRICRHYDPKINGCFKGTNCRLLHQPFAPHGATKDTELVEALPDSIYISPAPRDLGSVVRVLVTYIKSPTEVYVQFVDDLPPLVWSKKEVPESQCKFKRSPHVLDMVIALYTDDCYYRAQIIDEIDGVFKIFYVDYGNTEFVTIKSLATCSDAISLKPFRANNCLIEGVKRSSLASQQQNAECVEFLKSVILNSEFDVMLISHMPDNGYVIKFLDRYADVPKQMIKRGYVEPTTDNLQHSDNSVEQA; this is encoded by the exons atggaaatagACGATCTTTCGGCGATTTTGTCGCTGTTTGAACGCAATGTTAACAAATTACGAACTAATTTAAGTGCCTATCAAGTTGAAGTAGATGCTGTACGTCAGACGCTTCAAGAAAGCTGGTCGCATGTTGGGCGCGCAGACGGTCGCATTATTTCTGTTCACGATGCCCTCCTAGGCAGCGTGAACGAGGTCAACGAATATataatcaaattgaatttacgCATTAAGCTGAACGgagcatttggcattttcaaGAATGTGGATGCCAAAGAAGTTCTTAATAATCTACGGCGAAAATCCTTGGAgcacaacaattttaaagTGAACCACACAAATCTGGATGGCATCGAGGTGGGCGAGCTGGACGTACATTTAGTAGGCGCCAAGCAGTCAGAAACTGAGTTCAAAG CTCGCGAAGGCTTAAATGGGACTGCCTCATCTGTGCGGCTTGTTACAGCACAGGAAAATTGTAAGCTGGAAAGCCCCTCGATCCCAGCTGCACCCACTGCTCCACCCAAACTACCCATCCCTCCACGCCAGGCAAAACTGCTGCCACCCAAAGGCGGCAGGCAAACGACAAGCAATGAAACGTACGATCAGCTGTTGAAGAACATAAGTAGCTTTGCCGAAGATAGCATTGTGCAGGTTACAATGATGCATCTCAATATTGCGGAGAATTGTATTTTCGTGGCCAAGTGGGGTCAGGAATCAACGCCGTTAAAAAAGTTGCTGGCGTGCCAAATGCCAATACAGGAACTAAATCAGCTGCCCGATTTTGGAGAGGTATTTGCTGTCTATGATGCTCAGGAGCAGATAATACCACGTGTGGTGATCAATGCACACACTGAGGGTGGCGGCTACGATGCCTATTTACTGGACTATGGCGAACATATTCACTTGGATGACGAAGAGGTAATCTTTTCGCTACCCAATGAAGTGAAGGTGCTGCCGGCCGAGGCTGTCAGATGCTTTGTTCGCAATCGGGAAGTTGGTAGCATGCGTCAGTTTACCTATAAAAATGTGAGGGTGCGTGTTTTGGAAAACAGTGGCAACGATCTAGTGGTTGAGCTCATGGAGGATGGACATCCTGAAGAAGAGACACAGTCATCAAACCGTTTTGTCAGCCATGAAAATACTCGGAAAATCAATTTGGATCTGGATTTAGAGGAGCAAGCGAAACCCATGGAGAACAACATCGTAAAAGAAACGCAATCGGCAAAAACTGAGCAACAATTAGCAGAACCAACTGTAAAATTGTGTCCAGCAGATTTGGAAATGCTAGAGAACATTGAGTGCGGCACTAGTGATGCGCTCAAGGCGGTGCTGGGCTTTAAACCCACAGACGATCAACGTATTTGCCGCCATTACGATCCAAAGATCAATGGGTGTTTTAAAG GAACTAACTGTCGCCTGTTGCATCAGCCTTTTGCGCCACATGGCGCTACCAAGGACACCGAGCTGGTTGAAGCATTGCCTGacagcatatatatatctccGGCGCCCAGAGATTTGGGTAGTGTGGTGCGCGTGCTGGTCACGTATATCAAGAGTCCAACCGAGGTGTATGTGCAGTTTGTAGATGACCTGCCGCCGCTGGTTTGGAGCAAGAAAGAAGTGCCCGAGTCGCAGTGTAAATTTAAACGGTCGCCGCATGTGCTGGACATGGTGATAGCGCTTTACACCGATGACTGTTACTATCGGGCGCAGATCATTGACGAGATCGACGGGGTATTTAAAATCTTTTATGTGGACTATGGCAACACGGAGTTTGTCACCATAAAGTCGCTTGCAACATGCAGCGATGCCATTAGCCTAAAACCGTTTAGGGCAAACAATTGCTTGATTGAGGGCGTTAAGCGCAGTTCCTTGGCttcgcaacaacaaaacgccGAGTGCGTAGAGTTCCTTAAAAGTGTAATTCTCAATTCAGAGTTCGATGTAATGCTGATAAGCCATATGCCCGATAATGGGTATGTGATCAAGTTCTTGGATCGTTATGCTGATGTGCCCAAGCAGATGATCAAACGTGGCTACGTGGAGCCCACCACCGATAATCTGCAGCACAGCGACAATAGTGTAGAACAGGCCTGA